A region of the Phaseolus vulgaris cultivar G19833 chromosome 11, P. vulgaris v2.0, whole genome shotgun sequence genome:
TTTAATTTTATCAAGTCCAAAATAAAGATTATTGGTCAACATATTCATTCATGACCTTCACATGCACCATCAACAGTCGGAAACACCGATCATTACTCATATctataataaaatgataaaatggaTCAACTAAATCAAAATAATCCAAAAAATATTCTCATTGTTTTATTTCGCTTTTGAtatttgaatgataatatatatatatatatatatatatatttagtaacattattctaaatttttaaaaattgcattcaattaacataatttaattaattaaattatccAAAGATTTATAATTTGTGCAAAAAACCTAtaactatatattttaattttaatttaaaattgaaattcatttttcttcaaaatattaaataataaattatatataattaattgatttaaataaTGTTTGAAGTTgtgataaatttaaatatatttaattaagtctttattaaatatgtttaatcTTCTTAATCTTTTAAATACTTATAAATAGTATATTTTCCAATTGAGTTATGTTGACTTTTTATGTTAAATGATTGAGGTGTATGGGATTGCTTTATTACCTTACTTAGTTGTCTTTACATTTTAGTTACTTTTATTGTTTGATTACCATGAAAAAGGAAATTAAACTTTGAGAGTTTAAAATTTGATGAATCACATATGAGATTAGTGATGAATCCATTAAGAAGTGGGGAGAATAGGATGGAAGAGTGGGGAGAAGCACAGGGGAAaaaaagccttggtctgaacTTGACCAAAGTCCACGTGTCTGAACGGAGGCATAGTGGTAAGTGAGTGAGTGGGGGAAAAAGGGAAAATGAAAGatgataatattaaaaaaaggataaaaaagagAAACACACAACCACAGTCAACGCTTTGTATCTGCTGTTTGCATTAAACCCAATTGCACAGTTTTCTCTTTCACTCAATTTTCCACAACTAAAACCCTACTCTTCTACTgctattcttcttcttctttcttcttcttcccatTCTCATCACCATCATGACTCCTTCTCAGCCACCCCATTGGGCCCCATCTTCATCTCCATCTCCAACCCCAACACCAATATTCAACAAATCATTCTTGCCACCACCATCCAACTCGCCGGCGGTTGACTTCAGCCCTCCCTTGATAGCAATGGTCGTAGTCGTCGCCGCCGCCTTTCTCGTCGTAACCTACTCCCGCCTCATCGCGCGCCACCTCAGGCCGCCACTTCACCGCCTTCTCCACCGCTTCCGGCGGCGGAGATTCCCTCCGTCTTCCGTCGGCGACCTCGAGTCCCTACCCTACGAGTCTCCCTTTGACGGCTCGCGCGTCTTCTCTCCCTATGGCTTAGACGAAACGGTGATTAAAACGATACCGTTTTCGCTTTACACCGCCAAATACGACGCGCGTTTCGAAGAGTCTCGCAACGACTGCGCCGTTTGCTTGCTGGAATTCGAAGACGAAGACTACGTGAGGACGCTTCCCGTTTGTTCACACACGTTCCACGTGGACTGCATCGATGCGTGGCTTCGATCGCACGCTAACTGCCCTCTCTGCCGCGCTGGAGTCCTCTGCGCCGATTCGCCTTTCACCCCGATGATGGCCGCAAGAATCCGACCAAGCCTCGACGACGACACAATTCTCCACCGCATTAGCTTAGACCCTCTCCTCGACCCCCCACTTCCTCTGGCAATATCCGCCGTGCCGGAGATAACGCCCTGCATCGACGAGCAATCTCCGAGGAGGAACCAGAACCAGAGCCACGCGAACGTTAACTCGGAGGATTGTTTTAGGGATTTTCTGCTGAAGAGGTCTTATTCGTTTGGGTTTGAACGGAGTGTCGCGTCGGAGAGGATGGTGATGGAAGCCGCCACTGCGTCGCCGTGGCGGTACCGAAGAGGGAGTAACAGTTTCTGGAGCAAGAGGCCGTCGCCGTTTGGGTCTCTGGGGAAACCGAGGGTGTTTTCATTTCGGTATTATAGAGGGATGAAATCACCGTTCTTCCGGCGGAGGGGATTCTTCCCGCTGTCGGAGTCCAGCGTGAGGTACGGCGGCGGCGGGAGCTCATCGCGGCGGAGCAAGTCGATTGCCAGCCCAATGTTTCTGCGGTCGTCGGGGCTGGCAGCGGCGGCGTTCTCGTCGAGCCGGCTGAGGTGCGGGGATCCCGAGGCGCTGCTATCGCCGGAGAGATTTAACCGGAGGTGATGCAAGGAAGGTAAAAAGCAAATGTTGGAAATTTGTTTCGGAAATGGAAATGGGCAGCAAGAGAACACGTGGCGGCGCGTGATTGTTAGATGGGTGTGGGAGCATGATCGGAGATGGGTGGAGAGTGGCGGTGTGGGTCAGGTCAAGAGGAATTAAATGGAGGTGGTCGCATGCGGTTTAATTTAATGAGACGGTCTGGCAATTTGTAGAGAGTTATTAATGGATGGTAGAAGAGCATTTAATTGGAGAGAGAGAACTAAGACATTTCATACTCATAAGGGAGAAAAGAAGTAAGAAGAgtgtttctctctctctttctctttctctctgtgtataaaaatatatgtattattcTCTGTGCCTATGCTCAGACTGTGGTGGGGGGAGAGGGTTTTAAAGAGGAAGCTCATAAATGAGAGAGGAATGGATAGAGGCTATTGGCATTGGCTCAAGAACTAGTTTCTTTATGCCACCGACTGAAGGCCCCCATGTGAATGCACTGAAGATGCAAAACACACATTAATATTGGTTATAGTGTCACCTAGCTCACTCTCTATAGCTTTATGCCCACAGACGCAAGGCATTAATTGTGGCATTGGGTATGCTGACAAGCAACATTGCTTCATTCGTTTTAGTGCGTGACTCTGCTGTGAATTCTTTCATCGTCAGATAATTAATGCCATTTACAACATTTTGAATTTCGAATCTTTTCTGATCAATGCACTTTCaacttgttttttatttcttcaacTCATGGGGGATTGCCCAACTTAAACAAACTCACCTTTTTTCCTCAAATAAATACACTCTTGCTATCTTGCTGTAAATACAATTTTACTTGCCTCTTACTGGTTTAAACACCTCCTAATCTGTATAGTTAAGGAGTTGTGGATGATGACATACAAAGTCTACATTGCAAATTGAAAAATTAAGTGTATTCTGATATTTGCTGGAACGTTCTCTGTCTACCTCAATTTCTATCCAATTCCTTTCAATGGTAATGTTTGTGAATCTGCCCATGAGGGTTTTCTCAAAGTGTGATCTCCATGAATCcattgttttcttcttttgaCAGAACAGATATAAAAACATAGACTATAGTAGCATTCTTTTTGGTGTCTTTTCCTTTGACCCATAATTAGCAACTCTTTTTAACTTGTGGAGCTATCATATGCACAGACAACGCAGTTACTCTGAATTTCACAATGTGTCTTGAAGCCCAAACCAATTCTCCAGAGTTGTAACTGTACGATCCAGCCCAGTAGATTTCATGTTGGTCCAAAGTGCATAACGAAATATAGAATTCATCTGAGACATGCATTCAGACCAAGTTAAGAGGTTATATTATCAAAATTCTGTAATATCTATCTGTAGTGGTCACATGCATTATTAATGTTGCAGCCAACATTAAAGCTAGCGCAAAAAGTTAGGTatggattttattttttgtttcgcATTGCTGTGAAAGATTTGAATTGTGATTGAGTCTTAATGAGAAAGTAAGAGAATACACACACATAAAACAAATTGATTTAGTTTTGAAAGGCTTAATGTGGAAAGGTATTACGGAAAccatattctaaaatataatttaacacCAATTTCAAATAGGCCTAATTTGAGAAATTTTGGCACATcaaaatctggaaaaaaaacCACCCATCAACTCTCTTCTCTCTACAAACCATGTTTAATAACACACTGAAAAACCACAAGAAAATAACCAAAAATACATGGATGAATCAACAACACAAAACATCCATAATTAACATTCAACAACTGCCGAAATAGTGTTCTTCAATGCAATATTGAAAAAATCAAAACCCTAAGACTTTTTAAAAAGTATGATGGTATTTCTATCATTTTAGTTCCACAATACAATGAAGAATGCAAAATGATATAGTGCAATGAGCAAAAGCCATAGAGGATTGGAAAGTTTGAGAATTGACATAGATGTTTGTTTGATAAAGGGTCCACATCATGTGCTTTGGCAATAATGAATAGTATGAAGTTAAATGCATAGGTTTTAGATTTCAAGAAAATGCATGCATTCCTATCCAATGTACGTGCAGGTAGGTCACTCCCCACTTTCTAACAAGTCCAAACGCACACGCAGATTCATTTTCTCAGTATTCAACAAGGTTACCTCAATTCTTATCACTATTTTGGAAGTCACAGTGAAGatataaaacatataaaagagaaaaaaaaagaaagaggtTGACTTTGATATTTATGCTGATCAAATTCTTAAATTCTACAGGAAATTAAAGAAGATGAACTATGGGTCCCAAGATAATGGTGAGAAGTGGGTATATGACACTTTCATGCTTTAATTCATTCATATTTATAAGAAAAGAGACAGAAAATTTCACCTATTAACTCACTCTTTGCAAATAATAAATGTCCATATATTACTGTTCTTTAGGTATTAATGATAAAGAATGAAAGTAATAGGAGTTTTAAGTAGTGATTGATTACTATTAAAAGTATTACTAACTACTCATAGAATTTAGTAGAAAAGACCTAGattatataatacaattttCTTTTCTGTAATTTATTACTAGAGACGTTTTAATAATCATTCAAGTTTATTCTTTAATATCAATTTTCATATATGTAAGCGAgtcattattatttaaaaatattcattaaaaCTGTTATCCTGTTGTTTCCATTTTTAATCGTGTTTTTCAGTTGACTCTAGTATTAACTCTCAAATGGAAAAATCTTGCAGTAAAAAACATTGAAAAATCATTATAAgaactatttttataaaataataatcacCTATTTGAAGGAGTAAGAGCGTAAGAATACTcctgttgattcaatttgagctcttttgaattttttttttcaacttcaaTATATGAATTAACTAATCATAACTATATTTGGATCAATATGAACTAAGTATGATATGTTATTAAAAAACaggaataaaaaataagaaaaaaaaacaagtcaATAAAATTAGcgtgtaaatattttttctctaaaattattacttcgtaatgagaaaaaaatgtgaataaaataaaaaacacaagctattttttttcttcttttatcatCTTTATAATACTTCCAGTGTGTTTCAAAtgcaaatataatttatattttgtaacaGAAAAATGGAGGAttagaaataatcaaatttagaaaatagtgtgtaatggtttttttttatcaatctagactattttattaaaactaGGCTGATTTTTTGGTCATCCaatttctataaaataaattacattttcaaaattgtatttttatataattttttaatgtttctaGGACAGACTGAAATGAATAATACTTAgtgaatgatttttataatataatagaaaaccaacattttttttacatcCAACTCCACAgctaacaatattattattttaatatttacttatattatttaattaaaaagtttactctttatatatatatatatatcataaatagtaaataaaaatgtttatatataaattaaagtgttctttttaaaatattttcccattctttttacatattatcacgatgtaaaaaaaagtagtcactaatttttttcaaaagtaaagaaaatattttatttaaaaagtagacactaattaaagttataatattttaagaaaagcATAATTAAATGCAGTAGGTTATACTTATATTCAATAATAAGAAAAACATGATTTCCAAacaaattttcaattattttgtttctaaGTACCATTTCAATTTTAACCAGAGTTACTGAATAATTGAAAATTTTGCAAATTGATCGAAATCCTAAGTTTAGAGAAAGTAATTTTTTCATGCAAAAAATCATACATAGTATACACAAAGTATATGAATACTGTGTTTCTTTAGCAACTTCTCTTAATTAGTAAGTAACCCACCACTAACCAGTGTGAAGACATTTGAATGTAATAATTTGGATATGAGCATTTGTTTTAATATCTTAAACACATTGAAGTTGCATAAACACTGCATCCAAACCCAGTAATTAGATAAATTTCTGGTTTTGGTTTCATTGACAGAAACAGTAGCAGAAGAAAATTGTGAAGTTGTGTAAATGAGAGATAAAGGGAAGGCATAAGCTTTACACCAAACATGACAGAGAAAAATAAATGCTGTGAAAATGGTTTGTCTTGCTGAAAATAGTGAGTGTTGCAAACTGCATAGAGAGGCTCATAAAACCTCATTACTTAAAATGTTGGAATTTATTGCTTTAGCCTTCAGCTCAACTAACTCTTTCAAAGCCATGATCTCTTGTTAAATTCATCTACCAGTTTCTCATACCATTCTTCAAGTTCAAAGGCTTTTTAGAGAAGAAAACAGCACCATTTGTTAGCAAGCATATTTTCTGTGCATAATGGCTGAGGTGTACACTGTGAAGGTGGAGGAGGCAAGGTTGGAAACTGATGAAAAACCATCAGCAGGTCCTGTGTACAGGTGCATTTATGCCAGAGATGGCTTGATGGAATTGCCTTCTCATTTTGAATCTCCATGGGACTTCTTCAGGTCACTTTCACTTTCTGTTTCAACTTTTCATTTGTATAAACAAAGGGTTCAATGTTACAAAATTTATGCATAATGTTTGTGTTGTGATGAACTTTTTGTCTCCAAGATTCAGGGAAGAAGCTATTTTCTTCATATTGTAAAACATAAAATCAAAAAGTTTACAAATGGCCCATGCAGGTCTCGAACCTGCGACCTTCGCGTTATTAGCACGACGCTCTAACCAGCTGAGCTAATAGGCCATGTGTTAGAATGTTTATACTTTGTTTAAATGAGGATGGTTAAAACAGTGTACTCTCTGCTGAGATTTTCTGTAGTGGTAGTGAGTTGTAGTTGTAGTGGGGTTTTGAGAATTCGTTCTTAGTAGTTTCGATGGATCTGTCTGCAGGGATACGACCAAGAGGTGCCCCAGCAACCCTATGCTGGGTCGGCGTCAAAAAACTGATTTGAAGGTACCAACTTGAATGTGGTTTTGTTTCTTCCATCATTTTCTGGCAATTTCAGTTTAGGATTAAGTTGGCACATGCCAAATTTTTGTAACTTAGCTCCTTGTTGttatttatattgaaaaaacTTAGATGCTGATAGGGAACATGTGTTCTTCTGAGTATAATTAGAATTCTAATCTGCATAATTAAAAGATTGTTTTCAATATTAATGCATATTAGTGAGATAAAACTCAATCTAGTactaaatttaagtttttttttttatatgtcgAGGGAGTTAAATTAATAATGAACATACAAGTAGATGACACAGCTAAACTTTTTGAGACAGCTTAGTatccaataaataaataactttctGTTGCATTGGGTAAATTATACAATTATTGAACTGATTTTGCAGGCTGGTCCTTATGAATGGATGACATATCAGGAGGCTTATGATGCTGCCATCCGAATGGGTTCAGCCATGAGGAGCCGTGGTGTCAATCCTGTAATCAATCTTGCTCTTTTTTTAAGATAGTATGTATAGGAAAATATATTTGCAATTAATCTAACTCAGTGCTTTTGGACAACAAGGGAGATCGTTGTGGCATATATGGGTCTAACTGCTCTGAATGGATACTTGCAATGGAGGTATGACACTGAATTTTGTAGGAGAAATTGCACTTAATCAgttgttttattatattaatccCAACCCGGGACAAAATTAGAATGAGTGGTTATTTTATTCATGAGAAATGCTAACAACACATGCTTTCCTATTAGAGAATGCGCTCATGATATTTAGGGGTGTACACATTGGAAATTCATTCAATAATTAAAGAGTTGAGTTTATAAAGAATGTATTGCTAGCATTTTTCTCTCATTCCTAATTATGATTTGACAACTAAAAAGTTCACTAACCTTGTTTGTATTATTGTTCTTCACTTAACATCCCAAGAGTTGAAACATTGTTACCATATTGTATGATTATTCCAATGGGACTTGAGTGGCTTGACTCAAATTTTATGTTTGCAGGCTTGCAATAGCTACGCAGTAACATATGTCCCATTATATGACACCCTGGGTTTGTGTTTTGTTCCTTTTCCAAATCATTCTCAGTGtgcttctttcatttttttcaaaaccaAAGAAAGAACTGAAGAGTTTGTTACATGTCTTTTGCACTCATGTTGTCATTCAGCTAGATATGCCTTTAAATTTATGTGCAACAGGTGCTAATGCCGTGGAGTTTATCATAAACCATGCTGAAGTTTCGATAGCATTTGTACAGGATAGCAAGATTCCTTCTGTAAGTTCCATCATATTCTTGGTGCACAAATCTTTTATTGTTTCCTTGGTGGGAATTTAATTTTAGCCAGATGaactttgaattttttttccctCTGTTGTTCTGGATGCCAACTTCCTTGTATGTTACATACCTTcaacatataattatttcaGTTGATGATCAACTAACTTCGTAATAAATTGTAATATGAGAAAGTCATTTGCCGTTTCTAAAATgagttatataaatttattttctaatatttctGTTAGTCACTTGCTTAAAACAGTAGTCAAAATCAGATATTCTATTCTAAACTGATAGAATGTTGCAGATACTGCTAGTCCTTTTTACGTTGCTATTTATTGTACTTCTTGTAACATTTTGAGTTATCCATTGAGCTTCTTGAAGATAATTAGCTTATCATACCTTAGTCCTTTTTCTCCATTCCTACTAAAGCAATGTCTGTTTCCACAGGTTTTGTCATGCCTTGGTCGCTGTTCAAATCTTAAAAGTAAGTCAAATGTGTATTTTCTTCCTGTTCCTGTCCCTGTTAGTTGAAGGGTTTTCCTTCTTTTAATGTAACAGGCCTCTTTAATTTACTGGTGTAGCTATAGTCAGTTTCGGTAATGTTTTAACTGCACAAAAGAAGGAAGCTGAGGAGTTTGGTGCATCTTGCTTCTCGTGGGAAGAGTTTCTCCAGTTGGTTGGAATCCTGAATTTCAGATTGATGTTTACAACAGACAGCAATAACCATTTCAACTGAGTATTgagagaaatattttttaatatttaattttgtatctTCATTTTTTCAGGGAGATCT
Encoded here:
- the LOC137827682 gene encoding RING-H2 finger protein ATL65, whose translation is MTPSQPPHWAPSSSPSPTPTPIFNKSFLPPPSNSPAVDFSPPLIAMVVVVAAAFLVVTYSRLIARHLRPPLHRLLHRFRRRRFPPSSVGDLESLPYESPFDGSRVFSPYGLDETVIKTIPFSLYTAKYDARFEESRNDCAVCLLEFEDEDYVRTLPVCSHTFHVDCIDAWLRSHANCPLCRAGVLCADSPFTPMMAARIRPSLDDDTILHRISLDPLLDPPLPLAISAVPEITPCIDEQSPRRNQNQSHANVNSEDCFRDFLLKRSYSFGFERSVASERMVMEAATASPWRYRRGSNSFWSKRPSPFGSLGKPRVFSFRYYRGMKSPFFRRRGFFPLSESSVRYGGGGSSSRRSKSIASPMFLRSSGLAAAAFSSSRLRCGDPEALLSPERFNRR